A single genomic interval of Alteromonas sp. CI.11.F.A3 harbors:
- a CDS encoding nucleotidyltransferase family protein, with amino-acid sequence MNKKFNWRDLLVQPSISLVDAVKKLDHGAKRILVVVDENNILLGTLTDGDIRRALIRQIDLNSRVSSVMNTKPRYATKAWSRLRLLSFMERTDLLQLPIVDENQQVVGISFLYELLKKPRIDNPVCLMAGGFGTRLKPLTDTCPKPMLNVGDKPILEIILERFVEAGFWRFYISTHYMADTIKDYFGDGHERDIQISYIDEKEPLGTGGALSLLPEEEINLPLILMNGDLLTNLDFLSLLAHHETSEASMTMCLRGYEQQVPFGVVNTSDGAVTNIIEKPTNQYLVNAGIYVMEPNVIGALDKGVRVDVPTIVTRLIEANSQVTYYEISEDWLDIGRLGDFKKAQQFVMEAFSEL; translated from the coding sequence ATGAATAAGAAGTTTAATTGGAGAGACTTGCTAGTCCAGCCCAGTATATCGCTGGTGGATGCAGTTAAAAAGTTAGACCACGGTGCAAAGCGCATCCTTGTCGTGGTAGATGAAAACAATATACTCTTAGGCACGTTGACCGATGGTGATATACGTCGAGCGTTAATTAGACAAATAGATCTTAATTCTCGTGTATCAAGTGTAATGAATACAAAACCACGTTACGCAACTAAAGCGTGGAGCCGATTAAGACTGCTGTCTTTTATGGAAAGGACTGATTTACTTCAACTACCAATTGTTGATGAAAATCAGCAAGTAGTGGGTATCTCATTTCTATATGAACTGTTAAAAAAACCTCGTATCGATAATCCTGTTTGTCTCATGGCGGGAGGCTTTGGAACACGACTTAAGCCGCTTACCGATACTTGCCCTAAACCTATGCTAAATGTAGGTGATAAACCGATATTAGAAATCATTCTAGAGCGTTTTGTTGAGGCTGGTTTCTGGCGATTCTATATTTCTACTCATTACATGGCCGATACCATAAAAGATTATTTTGGCGATGGGCATGAACGGGATATTCAAATTAGTTATATCGATGAGAAAGAGCCTTTAGGCACAGGTGGGGCCTTATCTCTACTACCAGAAGAAGAAATCAATTTGCCGCTCATATTGATGAACGGTGATCTATTAACCAATTTAGATTTTTTATCATTGCTAGCACACCATGAAACTTCAGAAGCAAGTATGACCATGTGTTTAAGAGGGTACGAGCAGCAAGTCCCCTTCGGTGTGGTAAATACCAGTGATGGTGCCGTAACTAACATTATCGAGAAGCCTACGAATCAATACTTGGTTAACGCCGGAATATACGTGATGGAACCTAATGTTATTGGTGCACTTGATAAAGGGGTAAGGGTGGATGTACCTACAATTGTTACCCGGTTAATTGAGGCTAATTCCCAAGTAACCTATTATGAAATAAGTGAAGACTGGTTAGATATAGGTCGCCTAGGTGATTTTAAAAAAGCGCAACAGTTTGTGATGGAAGCATTCAGTGAATTGTAA
- a CDS encoding acetyltransferase, with protein MSVQKPIALIGAGGHAGVLLDILLQRNFTCIAVVDKAPNQTVWSGLPLICESDFLTRFSSNEVDLVLGLGSIPNSDTRKSLYMFFKKRGFQFKTLIHPFSSVSPSACLGEGAQVMAGAIVQANAVCADNVIINTCASVDHDTHVSAHSHIAPNATLCGDVKVGEHVYVGASSTLIQGVSIGHDSIIAAGAVVVNNIQPFSCVKGCPAKPGK; from the coding sequence ATGTCAGTTCAAAAGCCAATAGCACTTATTGGTGCCGGTGGGCATGCAGGGGTTTTGCTTGATATACTTTTGCAGCGGAATTTCACCTGTATTGCGGTCGTAGATAAAGCACCGAACCAAACGGTATGGAGCGGATTACCATTGATCTGTGAAAGCGACTTTTTAACCCGTTTTTCATCTAATGAAGTAGATTTAGTCCTAGGCTTAGGAAGTATACCTAATAGCGACACCCGAAAATCACTTTATATGTTTTTTAAAAAAAGAGGGTTTCAGTTTAAAACACTTATCCATCCATTTTCCAGTGTTTCGCCCTCAGCCTGTCTCGGTGAAGGAGCCCAGGTAATGGCCGGAGCAATAGTTCAAGCAAATGCAGTATGTGCCGATAACGTTATTATCAATACGTGCGCTAGTGTAGATCATGATACTCATGTGTCGGCACACAGCCATATTGCCCCTAATGCGACGTTGTGCGGTGACGTGAAAGTTGGCGAACATGTGTATGTCGGCGCTTCTTCTACCTTAATTCAAGGTGTGAGCATTGGCCACGATTCGATAATCGCTGCGGGTGCGGTAGTCGTTAATAACATTCAGCCTTTTTCGTGTGTAAAAGGGTGCCCTGCTAAACCTGGTAAGTAA
- the neuB gene encoding N-acetylneuraminate synthase, with translation MMKTGKTYVIAEAGVNHNGDIALAKQLIDVAVEAQADAVKFQTFDASALVTKATPKAKYQVRNTGVDDGQHAMLAKLELSKEAHLALYEYCKQKEIAFMSTAFDVQSLAFLSQFDMPFIKIPSGEIRNALLLWHAAKVGKPMIISSGMATLGDIDFALAFIQYSRGNATPPSSEQEIMHYRATALNANEKLSDVTLLHCTSEYPTPLYQANLKSMAQLATTFDVSVGFSDHTLSVVTPSTAVALGAVCIEKHFTLSREMEGPDHLCSLEPKELCDMVSMIRETEVSLGRTVKFPQPNEFETKKIARQRIVAKQEISEGALFTQENLTTARSPIGICASEYWSFIGQTASRNYDAMEPVCQFKSQ, from the coding sequence ATGATGAAAACAGGTAAGACGTATGTTATTGCTGAAGCAGGAGTGAATCATAATGGTGATATTGCATTGGCAAAGCAATTGATTGATGTTGCGGTAGAAGCTCAAGCAGATGCAGTCAAATTTCAAACATTTGATGCGAGTGCGTTGGTAACTAAAGCAACGCCAAAAGCCAAATATCAAGTTAGAAATACCGGAGTAGATGACGGTCAGCACGCCATGTTAGCTAAACTTGAGCTTTCCAAAGAAGCGCATTTAGCGCTTTATGAATATTGTAAACAAAAAGAAATTGCTTTCATGTCAACGGCCTTCGACGTACAAAGCCTAGCATTTCTTTCGCAGTTTGATATGCCGTTTATTAAAATACCTTCAGGTGAGATACGAAATGCACTGCTGTTGTGGCACGCAGCGAAAGTGGGTAAACCAATGATAATATCCTCTGGTATGGCGACTTTAGGGGATATTGATTTTGCGCTAGCGTTTATCCAATATAGCCGTGGCAATGCGACTCCGCCTTCATCTGAACAAGAAATTATGCATTATCGTGCTACAGCTTTGAATGCTAATGAAAAGCTTTCTGATGTAACCTTACTCCACTGTACAAGCGAATACCCAACGCCGTTATATCAGGCAAATCTGAAAAGTATGGCTCAGCTTGCGACAACATTTGATGTCAGTGTTGGGTTTAGTGACCACACGTTGTCCGTCGTTACACCATCTACTGCTGTAGCTTTAGGCGCTGTTTGTATCGAAAAACACTTTACACTGTCGCGCGAGATGGAGGGGCCTGATCATTTATGTTCTCTAGAGCCAAAAGAGCTCTGTGACATGGTTTCAATGATCAGAGAGACCGAGGTGTCATTGGGGCGCACTGTTAAATTCCCTCAGCCTAACGAGTTTGAAACAAAAAAAATTGCAAGGCAGAGAATTGTAGCTAAGCAAGAAATTAGTGAAGGGGCTTTATTTACTCAAGAAAACCTCACCACTGCTAGAAGTCCAATAGGCATTTGTGCCAGCGAATATTGGAGCTTTATTGGACAAACTGCGTCTCGAAACTACGATGCTATGGAACCGGTATGTCAGTTCAAAAGCCAATAG
- a CDS encoding sulfotransferase domain-containing protein gives MLTIDDIELFIHVGYPKTATTWMQTHVYKDEPSLLQIGNSYKLSDWGLHLVAAHDLDFDPEFVVQQVLKIVSQSNQRKVVISWEHLLGDSAFNSDGLVRIANRLKQCFPNAKVIFYIREQLSLIKSLYAQYIQEGGTWKLEDFLSLDYPYRVGLNLVYLDYFKVASLYCELFGQSNVYIQTYELLKQAPENEIERLFQWMQLDTDRPLSTISSEHENVSLSRQTLSLLRLLNYIIPSRFNSLGPKRFTRQPRSRFYIRKYLQEYIDPYIIRRIFTSSNLHIESERQRVIHAQFAKSNALMQSHFNLSLAQQGYPLHKEI, from the coding sequence ATGCTAACTATAGATGACATTGAGTTATTCATTCACGTGGGGTATCCGAAAACAGCAACCACGTGGATGCAAACTCACGTATATAAAGATGAGCCTTCTTTATTACAGATAGGGAATAGCTATAAGCTGAGTGATTGGGGGCTACATTTGGTGGCTGCCCATGATTTAGATTTTGACCCTGAATTTGTTGTTCAGCAGGTTTTAAAAATTGTGTCCCAATCCAATCAGAGGAAAGTGGTTATCTCTTGGGAGCATTTACTAGGCGATTCCGCTTTCAATTCAGATGGATTAGTTAGAATTGCAAACCGTTTAAAGCAATGCTTCCCGAACGCGAAAGTTATTTTCTATATTAGAGAGCAGTTATCACTTATTAAGTCGCTTTACGCCCAATACATTCAAGAAGGTGGAACGTGGAAATTAGAAGATTTTCTGTCTTTAGATTACCCTTATCGTGTTGGGCTTAATCTAGTTTATCTCGATTATTTTAAGGTGGCTTCGTTATATTGCGAGTTGTTTGGTCAAAGCAACGTATATATTCAGACGTACGAATTACTAAAGCAGGCTCCGGAAAATGAAATTGAGAGGTTATTTCAATGGATGCAATTAGACACAGACAGACCACTCTCTACTATATCTTCTGAACATGAAAATGTGAGTTTATCTCGCCAAACACTTTCACTTTTGCGACTGTTAAATTATATCATTCCAAGCCGGTTCAATTCACTAGGTCCAAAGCGGTTTACCCGTCAACCACGCTCAAGGTTTTATATTCGAAAGTACCTTCAAGAATATATTGATCCCTATATTATCAGGCGTATTTTTACTTCGTCGAACTTACACATAGAAAGTGAAAGGCAGCGTGTAATACACGCCCAGTTCGCAAAATCGAATGCGTTAATGCAAAGCCACTTTAATTTATCACTTGCGCAGCAGGGCTACCCTTTACACAAAGAGATTTAG
- a CDS encoding PIG-L family deacetylase has product MNKKVMVFAPHPDDESLGCGGTLLKHKALGHEVHWCIVTDMSVSDSYTSEQKKQREDTIKQVAQLYDFNSVINLGFQPAGLDNVPMGQLLNALKDTLESIKPDTIYLPYAFDVHSDHKVVYQAIISVTKTFRAPYVSSIICYETLSETDYGLSPLNTQFQPNMYVDTSEFIEQKHQILKCYGSEMHAHPFPRSFKAVEALEILRGSQAFVDAAEAFVILRQRW; this is encoded by the coding sequence ATGAACAAAAAAGTGATGGTTTTCGCTCCTCACCCTGATGATGAAAGTTTAGGGTGTGGCGGAACACTCTTAAAGCACAAGGCATTAGGGCATGAAGTGCATTGGTGTATTGTTACCGATATGAGCGTCAGCGACTCGTATACGTCGGAACAAAAAAAACAGAGGGAGGATACAATAAAGCAAGTTGCTCAATTGTATGACTTTAACTCTGTTATCAACTTAGGCTTTCAGCCTGCTGGCCTAGATAATGTTCCAATGGGGCAGTTACTTAATGCGTTAAAAGATACGTTAGAGTCTATTAAGCCAGATACAATATATTTACCCTATGCGTTTGATGTTCATAGTGATCATAAAGTTGTATATCAGGCCATTATTTCAGTAACGAAAACATTCAGAGCGCCTTACGTTTCATCAATAATCTGTTATGAAACATTATCTGAAACCGATTACGGACTGAGTCCGCTAAATACGCAGTTTCAACCCAATATGTATGTGGACACATCTGAGTTTATTGAGCAAAAGCACCAAATTTTAAAATGCTATGGGTCTGAAATGCATGCCCACCCTTTCCCTAGAAGCTTTAAGGCTGTAGAAGCGCTTGAAATATTAAGAGGTTCACAAGCGTTTGTTGATGCAGCAGAGGCTTTTGTAATCCTTCGGCAGCGCTGGTAA
- a CDS encoding DegT/DnrJ/EryC1/StrS family aminotransferase: protein MILHNVINFSHSDKRALHEVVDTEFYTMGKAVASFEDACVQYYDKPYALAVSSGSMALRLALIAAGVKHGDNIIVPVYSCSAICNTVLSLGANVLPCEIESNTCNIDVSHAVSLANSHKAHVVIAVNTFGIPAAITELRANGLFVIEDCSHGFALNDDNHPDIQGDVAIQSFYATKLFGAVEMGVLLLNDEEAHEQLKARRVGYSEKPDGFCLNVKPDEFNAVLALSKVNGANELLKSRKHLASRYLGNNPLAKYCVGNLENRVWYRYVISVNKADELIMSLGSQVEMVKPVTSWVNDLSIYPNAQSAFNKNVSIPLYPCLSNASQDVVISLVQQQFDRGIYK, encoded by the coding sequence GTGATCCTTCATAATGTGATCAATTTTTCCCACTCGGATAAGCGTGCTTTGCACGAGGTTGTTGATACTGAGTTTTATACGATGGGCAAAGCAGTGGCTTCTTTTGAAGACGCTTGTGTGCAATATTATGACAAACCCTATGCGCTAGCCGTATCCTCCGGCTCAATGGCACTGCGTTTAGCGTTAATCGCCGCGGGCGTTAAGCATGGCGATAACATAATTGTTCCCGTTTACTCCTGCAGCGCAATTTGCAATACCGTATTATCTCTTGGCGCGAATGTGCTCCCTTGTGAGATAGAATCTAATACTTGTAATATTGATGTTTCACACGCCGTTTCTTTAGCAAATAGCCACAAGGCGCATGTTGTCATTGCTGTAAATACCTTTGGGATCCCCGCTGCTATTACTGAATTAAGAGCCAACGGGCTATTTGTTATAGAAGATTGTTCCCATGGCTTTGCGCTAAATGATGATAATCACCCTGATATTCAAGGTGACGTAGCGATTCAATCATTCTATGCCACCAAGCTATTTGGTGCTGTAGAGATGGGCGTACTGTTGCTTAATGATGAAGAGGCTCACGAGCAACTAAAGGCGCGTAGAGTAGGGTATTCTGAGAAGCCTGATGGGTTTTGTCTAAACGTTAAGCCTGATGAATTTAATGCTGTTTTAGCGTTAAGTAAGGTGAATGGTGCGAACGAGTTATTAAAAAGCCGAAAGCATTTAGCTAGTCGTTACCTTGGCAATAACCCGCTGGCAAAATACTGTGTGGGTAACCTTGAAAATAGGGTGTGGTATCGTTACGTAATTTCAGTGAATAAAGCAGATGAATTGATAATGTCACTAGGATCGCAAGTAGAAATGGTCAAACCGGTAACGAGTTGGGTTAACGACCTGTCGATTTATCCTAACGCACAATCGGCTTTCAATAAAAACGTATCCATCCCATTATACCCTTGTTTATCTAATGCATCTCAAGACGTTGTTATCAGTTTAGTGCAACAGCAGTTTGATAGAGGCATTTATAAATGA
- a CDS encoding NAD(P)-binding protein, with product MSVIAIVGGGIGGIVAAFTLKKAHPKHDVIVIEASPNLGGLLGVSHEIGSLSFDIGTHIPAETMIDELDEWLFGALYENDAWQKITRINGGNYYDGQLDENHHNILSRSTYDDLDDNVKLPEKEVNCVDDYRFRFGKYLTNHVFLPSLEKFIPCEAEKLEPEVQRYFALDRLSQHGGSASPNTRLADSRIHPQGKKIPTAFYTSNGKGVSDWIALLKRQLDQLGVKFLHGKKTVGFEVDNHKIKKLIFDNGSTFICNQVIWSAPIETLLPLVSHQSSEKFSSYYQRTKIKLFHFVFDTPYLTPCHYVNCFDTHVDPYRVTLYENFAGRIDKKKLYRCTVEVIGERAQNPSLNEAEIFRQLVEMRIVSADTKVIGSHETQVLNGFPIKRVGALSNARKLCDEITDTFNNIHLVGSAEPSTFFSNDVMIRTFNSLKTKIEEEKIT from the coding sequence ATGTCTGTAATTGCAATTGTAGGGGGCGGTATCGGTGGTATCGTTGCTGCATTTACTTTAAAAAAAGCGCACCCTAAACATGATGTCATCGTTATTGAAGCTAGCCCTAATCTTGGCGGTCTACTTGGCGTCTCCCATGAAATAGGCAGCTTAAGCTTTGACATCGGTACCCACATTCCCGCTGAAACCATGATTGATGAATTAGATGAGTGGTTATTTGGCGCACTATATGAAAACGATGCTTGGCAAAAAATTACGCGGATTAATGGCGGAAATTATTACGATGGTCAGTTAGACGAAAACCATCATAATATTTTAAGCCGTTCTACCTATGATGACCTCGATGACAACGTGAAACTTCCCGAAAAAGAAGTAAATTGTGTAGATGATTATCGTTTCAGGTTCGGTAAGTATCTTACTAACCATGTTTTTTTACCTAGCCTAGAAAAATTTATTCCATGCGAGGCTGAAAAGCTTGAACCAGAAGTTCAGCGATATTTTGCTTTAGACCGTTTATCCCAACATGGTGGCAGTGCTTCCCCAAATACCCGCTTAGCTGATTCACGAATACACCCTCAGGGAAAAAAAATTCCAACTGCGTTCTACACGTCAAACGGAAAGGGAGTAAGCGATTGGATAGCACTTTTAAAAAGGCAGTTAGACCAACTAGGGGTTAAATTTCTTCATGGGAAAAAGACCGTTGGATTTGAAGTTGATAACCATAAAATTAAAAAATTAATTTTCGATAATGGCTCAACTTTTATCTGTAATCAGGTGATTTGGTCTGCGCCGATTGAAACACTACTTCCTTTGGTTTCACATCAAAGTAGTGAAAAATTTTCCAGCTACTATCAACGAACTAAAATTAAGCTTTTCCATTTTGTGTTCGACACTCCTTATTTAACGCCTTGTCACTACGTGAATTGTTTTGATACCCACGTTGACCCCTATCGAGTAACCCTCTACGAAAATTTCGCTGGAAGAATAGATAAGAAAAAATTGTACAGATGTACCGTTGAAGTGATTGGCGAACGAGCACAGAACCCTAGTCTTAATGAAGCTGAAATTTTTCGTCAACTTGTAGAGATGAGAATAGTATCAGCAGATACGAAAGTGATTGGTAGCCATGAAACACAGGTACTTAATGGTTTTCCAATTAAGCGGGTAGGAGCTCTATCCAACGCCCGCAAATTATGTGATGAAATTACAGATACGTTTAACAATATACATCTGGTGGGTTCAGCTGAGCCGAGTACTTTTTTCTCTAACGATGTGATGATCAGAACCTTTAATTCATTAAAAACAAAAATAGAAGAAGAGAAAATAACGTGA
- the neuC gene encoding UDP-N-acetylglucosamine 2-epimerase: MKNESLGLLDESNQCISVMAVTGIRSEYDLMYPLLKEMHNSAYFDVSVVVTGAHLTSLHNYSVKEIEQDGFTICSRIETTIEQDDVTNRVLSCSLLMKGLGEAVAENSPDLLLVLGDREEPLVAAMVGNYMNVPIVHLAGGDSTNPEGGNVDEQSRHATTKLSHLHLTMTSSHSERILKLGEEAWRVHTVGSGGVDRLRLTSHLSRDELRRATELNTESPYAVFIHHPLNGDFAIAKIEISAGVQKAIEAGLQVIIGVPNSDPGSFEIVKFINGLEGVQVYKNLSRDAFINLLRHADLLMGNSSLAFHEADYLGLPAINIGERQRGREHSGNVIFCESNEDAVEKAIQTALYDETFRGQLNPNQSLYGDGLMAARVLKILMELPIKKKVFAKQITF; the protein is encoded by the coding sequence ATGAAAAATGAGAGTCTTGGTTTACTAGACGAGAGCAACCAATGCATTTCTGTAATGGCAGTTACGGGTATTCGCAGTGAGTATGACCTCATGTACCCGCTGTTAAAGGAAATGCATAATTCTGCTTATTTTGATGTATCGGTGGTTGTCACTGGAGCGCACCTTACATCACTTCATAATTACTCAGTCAAAGAAATTGAACAAGATGGTTTTACTATCTGCTCACGAATTGAAACCACCATCGAACAGGACGACGTCACAAATAGAGTCTTATCATGCTCATTATTGATGAAAGGCCTCGGGGAAGCGGTTGCTGAGAACTCACCAGATCTTCTTTTAGTGTTAGGAGACCGTGAAGAGCCGCTGGTTGCTGCTATGGTAGGCAACTATATGAACGTGCCCATTGTTCATCTCGCTGGGGGTGACAGTACCAACCCGGAAGGGGGGAATGTTGATGAGCAGTCAAGGCATGCAACAACAAAGTTAAGTCATCTTCATTTAACGATGACCTCTTCTCATAGCGAGAGAATTTTAAAATTGGGTGAAGAGGCTTGGAGAGTGCACACTGTCGGAAGCGGCGGTGTCGATAGGTTGCGTTTAACATCTCACCTGTCTCGTGATGAATTAAGAAGAGCCACTGAACTAAATACTGAATCTCCCTATGCTGTATTTATCCATCACCCATTAAATGGTGATTTTGCCATTGCCAAAATAGAAATTAGCGCCGGTGTTCAAAAAGCGATTGAAGCTGGACTACAGGTGATTATTGGTGTCCCTAATTCGGACCCTGGTTCTTTTGAAATCGTGAAGTTTATAAATGGACTCGAAGGTGTTCAGGTATATAAAAACCTATCAAGAGATGCATTTATAAATTTGCTCCGACATGCTGACTTATTAATGGGTAACTCATCGCTTGCGTTTCATGAAGCAGATTATCTAGGCTTGCCTGCTATTAATATAGGTGAGCGGCAGCGCGGTCGAGAACATTCAGGCAACGTTATATTTTGTGAAAGTAACGAAGATGCTGTAGAAAAAGCGATACAAACCGCGTTGTACGATGAAACATTTCGAGGGCAATTAAATCCGAATCAAAGCTTATATGGTGATGGGTTAATGGCCGCTCGTGTATTGAAGATTTTAATGGAACTGCCGATAAAGAAAAAAGTGTTCGCCAAACAAATTACCTTTTAA
- a CDS encoding class I SAM-dependent methyltransferase, producing the protein MSHNVNESVWDKLYQQKQSLLKYPDSTFVTLLNRYTSVEAHPSVLDYGFGGGANMRVMLRRGHKVTGIEISDAVIEINQQILEDESLEAELFNINSDVLPFKDNSFSFINAWHVLGYNSMRSLDKRIQEFKRVLKPGGKMLGTVPAYGDVSHNSAKALNEHEFESQISSQKGAKILCFPCENSVKNIVDESIDIGLMQSPLLGETYSRHWVFHYEK; encoded by the coding sequence ATGAGTCATAATGTGAATGAATCTGTGTGGGATAAACTTTACCAGCAAAAGCAATCTCTACTTAAATACCCTGACAGTACATTTGTCACGTTATTAAATAGGTACACCAGCGTGGAGGCCCATCCTTCTGTATTGGATTATGGCTTTGGTGGTGGGGCGAATATGCGGGTTATGCTAAGACGCGGTCATAAAGTAACGGGAATAGAAATTTCAGATGCGGTGATAGAAATCAACCAGCAGATATTAGAAGATGAGTCGCTTGAAGCCGAACTTTTCAATATAAATTCAGACGTATTACCCTTTAAAGATAATAGTTTTTCATTTATTAACGCTTGGCATGTTCTAGGGTACAACTCGATGCGTTCGTTAGATAAGCGAATTCAAGAATTCAAACGAGTATTAAAGCCCGGTGGTAAAATGCTAGGCACAGTTCCAGCCTATGGTGATGTTTCTCATAATAGTGCTAAGGCCCTAAATGAACATGAATTTGAATCTCAAATTTCCAGTCAAAAAGGCGCAAAAATTCTTTGTTTCCCTTGCGAGAATAGTGTTAAAAATATTGTAGATGAGTCGATTGATATTGGCCTAATGCAAAGCCCCTTACTTGGCGAAACGTATTCACGTCACTGGGTTTTCCACTATGAAAAATGA
- a CDS encoding WbqC family protein has product MESLTLSNTVLAMHQSQYLPWAPYFRKMALADTFVLMDNVQYQKNGVQNRNQINSNNGPLWLTVPVSGSLKDTIEQKQPIDSKWKKKHIQSIRSSYGKAPFFKRYFDDIAQRINDTEGSLHNINFALINYFRSIFLIKNKLVLLSELNVSSKKNQLVVDTCLQTQCAIYLSGVGAKAYLAHDDFQANNLTLRFLNNELNTYHQMHREKASGLSILDWLMQDEIESIIDYLHKPGEYHYES; this is encoded by the coding sequence GTGGAGAGTTTGACGTTGAGCAATACGGTCCTTGCCATGCACCAAAGTCAATATCTACCTTGGGCTCCCTATTTCAGGAAGATGGCTTTAGCGGATACTTTCGTCTTGATGGATAATGTGCAATACCAGAAAAATGGTGTGCAAAATAGAAATCAAATTAATTCTAACAACGGACCGCTGTGGCTTACTGTACCAGTATCAGGAAGCTTAAAAGACACTATTGAGCAAAAGCAGCCGATAGACAGTAAGTGGAAAAAAAAGCATATACAAAGTATCAGAAGTAGTTATGGAAAAGCCCCTTTTTTTAAACGCTACTTTGACGATATTGCACAGCGTATTAATGATACAGAAGGAAGCTTGCATAATATCAACTTTGCGCTAATTAATTATTTTCGTTCTATTTTTTTAATAAAAAATAAATTAGTACTATTGTCTGAGTTGAATGTGAGTAGCAAAAAAAATCAACTAGTAGTAGATACCTGTCTACAAACTCAATGTGCTATTTATTTGTCTGGGGTTGGCGCGAAAGCGTATTTGGCGCATGACGATTTTCAAGCAAATAACCTTACGCTACGCTTTCTCAACAATGAACTTAATACTTATCATCAAATGCACCGAGAGAAAGCATCAGGCTTATCAATACTAGACTGGTTAATGCAAGACGAAATTGAGTCGATAATAGATTATCTACATAAACCAGGAGAGTACCATTATGAGTCATAA
- a CDS encoding LegC family aminotransferase: MHNTLINFIRDVFNTNDNIPLHAPFFGGDEKNNITETIDSTFVSSVGAYVDAFESELAAFCQAPYSVAVVNGTAALQTALYLAGVRANDIVVTQSLTFVATCNAIHWLGGEAAFVDVSMKTLGMCPNSLSTFLSTHCDYLDGQCIYKKTEQVVKAVVPMHTFGHPAEIDALAKICETWGIALVEDSAESLGSSFKGKSLGTFGQYGALSFNGNKIITTGGGGAILCKSEMAYKKIKHFTTTAKVPHRFEFFHDDVACNFRMPNLNAALGCAQLAQLEKFITNKRELASIYEDFFSEGPYTFVKEPEGCVSNYWLNAVICKDENQRNLLLSSSNDAGIMLRPVWTPMHFLPMYAKSIRGPLDNTEWLAKRLVNLPSSVRG; encoded by the coding sequence ATGCACAATACGCTTATTAATTTCATAAGAGACGTTTTCAACACTAACGATAATATTCCTCTTCATGCTCCTTTTTTCGGTGGCGACGAGAAGAATAATATCACCGAGACAATAGATTCAACTTTTGTTTCAAGTGTTGGTGCTTATGTTGACGCGTTCGAAAGTGAACTGGCCGCTTTTTGCCAAGCTCCTTATAGTGTTGCCGTTGTAAACGGTACTGCTGCACTTCAAACCGCACTTTATTTAGCCGGCGTTCGGGCTAATGATATTGTTGTTACACAGTCTTTAACGTTTGTAGCGACTTGCAATGCCATTCACTGGTTGGGAGGCGAAGCTGCGTTCGTGGATGTCAGTATGAAGACGTTGGGAATGTGCCCTAATTCACTTTCAACATTTTTGAGTACGCATTGTGATTATCTAGACGGGCAGTGTATATACAAGAAAACTGAACAAGTTGTGAAAGCGGTAGTTCCAATGCATACCTTTGGGCACCCCGCTGAAATAGATGCATTGGCTAAAATATGCGAAACATGGGGTATTGCACTAGTAGAGGATTCGGCTGAAAGTTTAGGCTCTTCATTTAAAGGCAAGTCTTTGGGTACGTTTGGCCAATACGGCGCCTTGAGTTTCAATGGTAATAAAATTATCACTACAGGAGGCGGTGGCGCCATCTTGTGTAAAAGTGAAATGGCATATAAAAAGATAAAACATTTTACTACTACCGCAAAAGTCCCGCATAGATTTGAATTTTTCCACGATGACGTTGCCTGCAATTTTCGAATGCCAAATTTGAATGCCGCTTTGGGGTGCGCGCAACTCGCACAATTAGAAAAATTTATAACAAACAAACGTGAATTAGCGTCAATTTACGAAGATTTCTTTTCTGAAGGACCTTATACCTTTGTGAAGGAGCCAGAAGGCTGTGTATCCAACTATTGGTTAAATGCAGTTATTTGCAAAGACGAAAACCAAAGAAACTTGCTACTGTCATCGAGTAATGATGCTGGCATCATGCTCCGCCCTGTATGGACGCCTATGCACTTTCTTCCTATGTACGCTAAATCTATTCGAGGCCCCTTAGATAACACTGAGTGGCTGGCTAAACGGTTAGTGAATTTACCTAGTTCGGTGAGGGGGTAG